The segment GAGGTCGCTTTCCGATACGCTGTCGATGATGCCACCGTCGCCAAAATCGACGCTGCCCTGCATGATTCCGGCAACGACGATTTGCCCGGTTTTCGTGGTTGCGACGAGCGATCCGGATTGTTCTAGCTGACCTTTGAAGATCTGCGCCCAAGCTATCGGCCCGGCAGCCGTGCCAGTTGCCGTATTCACGGGCTGTTCTTCATTGTTGCTGCATCCCACAGCCATGGCAAAAACGAATCCGACGCAACCCAAATCGCGGGCAATACTTCGTCTGCGCATTTCATTTCCCCCTGGAACGGCATTGCATCACCCACCGTAAGCATCATCCGACGGATCAGTTCGTCCGAGTGATGGATGGATCGCCGCCCCATCGTGTTGGCGCCAGAGATTACCGCAGATGTCGCTTCACGCACGTGTCAATCGCAAAAGAATTGCCATTTGCCGACGAGACCCGCGTCGAGGTCTGTCCGGTACGACATGAAATATCGCATCAATTTGCACAATACATATTTTGCGCACGTCGGACGCACGGCCACGCCATGCCGACAAACCGGCGCCGAGCCCACTTGTGGTGTGCCCAGAAATCGCAATATGTCGCGAACGTGTTGACAAGCGCTCGAATAGCAGCATTTGGAGCAAAAGGGAACCGTTCGTGCTTGCCGCACATAAACACACCTATGGGACGAATCTGACGCGCCGCGCGATGGAGGGCGCCATCTGAATTGCTCTGGACGGAACAAGCATCGATGGAGACGAGGTTCTCGCGAATGACACGATCGAAAACGCAATTGGTGTCGAAGCAGCGCAAGGCCTCGGGCGTGAGGGCGTCATTCAATATTTACGGCATATGTCGACTAGTCGATTCAGGGTCCGAACGTGGACGTGCTGGTCGGCATTGGGCTCCGGGTCATACCACCGGATGCATTGAATGGGCATTGCCGCGCATCGCCGAAGGCATCGGTCGAACGGGACAAACCGCGCGCGTCTCGTGGGTCGTTGTATTCATGGCAAAGTGTGACGGTCTCGTTCATGTATCTGGTCCTGGGGCGAGTGTTTGCCGTTACGGATGGTTGCTCGCCGTCGGTGTTGGAGCGTCGTCGGGCCTGGCAACTCGACGGTCTGGGTGGGGACCGAGTGTCCACATTTTTCAAATAGCGCTTGATTCCGCAGCAAGAGACGAGCAGGATAGGGGGTTGAGTCGGAGGCTTTCAAATGACACACCCTTCTCTTGCCACCAGGTTGAAAAAATCGATGTCGGGAAGGCCCTCGTCGCGCGTCGCTGCCAACCGGCTTTTCAAAGCAGTCGGGATGGGCCTGGTCGCGGTGACGACGGCATCAGCGTTCGTGGCGTGTAGTCAAGACGCGGATACGCCGCTTTCATGGGACGACGTTTTGGCTGGTGGCAATGGGGGTGGCGCAGGGGAAGGCGGGAGTGCGGGTGGATCGGCTGCGAGTTGTGAGGACGGCGCGCGACGCAATTGTGCCGTGACGCTCGAGCAGCAGGGTGACGTATTGACTTGTTATCACGGCGTGCAGACGTGCCAGGGTGGCACATGGGGGACGTGTCGGGATGGAACGGTATCGGTCGAGTCTGCTCCGAAGGGTGCGCCCGCGGAAAAACCCGGCGGCGGGCCGCAAGATGTCCTCACGACGTGTGTCAACAATCCGTGTGATCCGACGTGTCGGGTATTCGATGAGGATCCGGATGGTGGGGTGAAGTCGTCCGGACAAACGCCCATTTTCACTTGGCAGAATGGCGATCTCGGAGGCTATCCGCCAAACCTCGTGGACCAGGGCATCAAGCAGCCTTGCCAGACCGGCTACGATTGCCAGTTCAACCAGTATTGTTCGGCGCCCGCGATCGGCTCGGCCGAGCACAACATTTGTGCCGTTGGCGACCCATTATCACGAAACACCAATGATTGTGTCGACCTCATTTGCCCCATCGAGCCGTCCTGCTGCACGACGGCCTACGCGGGGACCTGCGATCACGATTATTGCGACCTGGGCAAGGAGCTCACCAAAGGTTGTGACACGTGCGTGGACGCCATTTGCAACGCGGATCCGGATTGCTGTGGGGGCAGTTGCGCGCACAGTTATTGCGAAGCCGGGAGCACGCTGGGCACCGGTTGCGACACGTGCGTCGATGACATCTGCGCGCAGGATCCCAAGTGCTGCGGCCTGCCGACGAAAGGCGCGTGTTCGCACGATTATTGCTCGACCGGCAGTGCGCTCAACAAGAACTGCGACCCGTGCGTGAATGATATTTGCGAGGCGGACCCGAAGTGTTGCGGCCTTTCACAGCAGGGCACGTGTTCGCACGATTATTGTGCGTCGTCAGGTGCAGCGCTCGTGCCGGGTTGTCATCCCTGTGTGGACGAGATCTGCGTCGATAACCCCAAATGTTGCGACTGGACGCCCGGCACGGTGGCATGTGCGCACGACTATTGCTCGACAGGAAGCAAACTCGACCCGGCGTGCGATCCGTGCGTCGCAGCGGTGTGCGCGGTGAGGCCGCAGTGTTGTACCAGTTCGTGGAACTCGACGTGCCGCAACCTCGTCGCTTCGGTATGCTCGGCCAATGACAAGTGCCCGTCGCCGAAATGGTCGAGCACCTGCAGAAGCAGGGTGTCGTCGGTTTGTGGCAATACGTGTACGGCAAGCTGGGGTTCGACGTGTACGGCCAAGGTGGGCACTGTCTGCGGCGATACGTGCACGGCTTCGTGGGGACAAACTTGCATCGATAAAGTCAATACGGTATGCGGTAAGAATTGCGCGGCGATCGACTGGGACCAATCGTGTAAGAACAAGGTCGCGAGCGTTTGTGGCAAATCGTGCGGTCCCTTCGCATGGGATCAATCGTGTGTGGACAAAGTCGGCAGTGTCTGCGGCGATGTTTGTTATCCCGATCCGCCGTGCAGCCATAACAAGTGCGATTCGGGCGGGCCGCTCAATGCGGCGTGCGATCCGTGCGTCGCAACCATCTGCGCGCAGCTCCCGAGTTGCTGCACGACCGAATGGACGAACCTTTGCGTGGACCGCGTGAAGACGCTTTGCGGCGAGGGATGCAACGTCAAGGGCGATTGCGTGCCTTGGCTGCCTGCGCAAAAAGATCCGAATTGCGCGGGCATCGATTTGACCGTCAGCGTGCCATGCAATGATTACGTTCCCGTCTGCAACCACGGCAATTCGACGGCGCCTGCGGGTATTCGCCTCGTCCATTTCCCGGCGGGTTCGTTGCAATTTCCGAAATGCAATCCGGACCAGTCGCATCCGCAAATGCAATCGTGCACGACGCAATTGCCCATCCCGCCGGGCAAGTGTATCAACGTCGCGGCCGCGGATTGTGGGCTCGGGGCTGGCGCACGAGAAATCATGGTGAATCCGCCGTCTTGGAATGGCAATGTTCAGGAGCCCGAATGCAAGTGCCAGGACAACTGGAGCTTGTGGGCGGGTCCGAACATCCAGTGCCAGGCTCCGAACTGCTCGAATACGACCACGGCGAACGTCAAGCGCGTCAACATGTTCATTCAGCTCGACAAATCGGGCTCGATGGGCACGAATATCGGTGGCGGCGAGACGCGATGGTCGGCCACCATCAAGGCATTGAAGAAGTTCGTCCAGGATACGGGCTCTGCGGGTCTCGGCGTCGCGCTCCGGTTCTGGGGCGACAACTCGCCAGTGTCGGGCTGCAACGAAAGCACGTGCAGCTCGAACGCCTGCAAACAACCGCTCGTGAACCTCGGCGTCTTGAAGCTCGCAACGGGAGCCGCGGATGCGCAGGAGGTGGCTCTCGTCAATGCGCTGAACAACAAATCCCCGGGTGGCGCAACGCCCATGTACCCAGCGCTCGACGGTGCGCTGAAATGGGCCATCGATTACAAGGCCACGCATCCGACGGAGGAAACCGTCGTCGTCATTGCGACGGACGGCGAGCCGAATGGCTGCAATGAGAGTGCCACGGCAATCGCGAACCTTGCGGGTGCAGCGTTCACCAATTACGGTATCAAGACGTATTCAATCGGTATCCAGGACGCGAATCCGGTGCTCATGAACGCCATTGCGCAGCAGGGCGGCACCAACAAAGGGTTCTTCGTGGTACCCGGAGCGAACGTCGAAAACGATCTTCTCTCGGTGATGATCCAGATCAAAGGCGACACGCTTTCGTGCGACTTCGTCGTACCGGCCGGCGGTCAATACGATCCGAGCGTCGCTGTCGTCACGTATACCCCCTCGGTCGGCGCGCCCGTGACGCTCACAGGCGTTGCCAATCTCGCTGCCTGCGGCCCCAACAATTGGTATTACGACAATCCGGCGGACCCGACACAGCTCAAACTCTGCCCCACGATCTGCTCGACGATTCTAAGCGATGCTGGCGGGCAAATCAACGTCGATCTCGGCTGCCCGGCCGATTACGAGCCCGTGGCGTACACATACAAATACGAAGCGATCTGCCCGCCCGGATCCAAGCCGCAATGGGGCTACCTCACGTACAATACGCTGACGCCTGCCGATTCGAAGATAACGTGGGCCGTACGTTCCTCGCCGACGTTGGCAGGACTCGACAATGCATCGTATACGACGGTCGCAACAGCAAAGGCATCGCCCGACACGCAGGTCTGTGGAATGGCTGGCCCCTCGCCTTGCCCAATCAATCTTTTCAATGAATTGGGTGGGCTGCCGGATGCGCGAAACAACCACCTCGAGCTCATGCTCACTCTCTATCCAGCAACGACCAAGGCATCCGCCGCGATCGTGAACAATTGGGATATCACCTATTCGTGCCCCCCGAGCGAATGACATGCGAAAACTTGGAATCATCACCATGGTCGTTCTCGCTGCAGCAGCGTGCGAGACCAATGACGACGATACGCCGCGCCGAGGCGCGACATCGGCATCGAGCGGTGCATCGAGCTCGTCGGGCACGGGCGGGTCGAGTGGCGAGGGTGGAATGGGCGGCCAGGCGGGCGAAGCCGGTTCTAGCGTTGGGGGCAATGGAGGGGGTTTGCCCCCGCCCATTTGCGGCGACTTGACGATCAACCCCGGCGAGGAATGCGACGACGGGAACAACGATCCGGGCGACGGGTGCGACGCAAACTGTTTCATTGAATCGGGCGAAATCGAGCCCAATGACACGCCGGAGCAAGCGAGCCCTTTTGCGAAGTTGCCCTACTACGCGAAGTTGGATCCGCCTGACGACGTCGACTACGTGTCCTTCTCGGTCAACGGCGCCGATGCCAGCGTCCTCGTGCGAACGATGGACCTTGGCGACGGCGCGTGTCCAAAAGGCGAAATCGACACGTTCGTCGACGTCATCGCGGCCGACGGAACGACCGTGATCGCGAGCGACGATGATGGCGGTGAAGGGAATTGCTCTCGCGTTGCTATGCCCACGCTCACCGTCGGTGACTATTTCGTGCGCGTCAAGGCGGGAGTGAAATCGCAATTGCCGACATTCATTTATCGGCTGAGAATCGATAAAGTTGAAAACGTGTGCGGCGACGGCTTCATCACCATCGGCGAGACATGCGACGACGGCAACTCGAATTCGGGCGACGGTTGCAGCTCGGCGTGCCAGATCGAGATCTCGGAGACCGAGCCCAACGATACGGTTGCAACGGCGAACACATTTTCGGAACCCTGGAATGCCGTCCTCGCGCCGACCGGTGACGTCGACATCGTAGCGGTCGACATTCTCGCATCCGGTGCGAGTCTAACGGCGACGACGACGGATCAAGGCACGAATGCGTGCGCGGCAAAAACACTCGA is part of the Polyangiaceae bacterium genome and harbors:
- a CDS encoding VWA domain-containing protein; the protein is MTHPSLATRLKKSMSGRPSSRVAANRLFKAVGMGLVAVTTASAFVACSQDADTPLSWDDVLAGGNGGGAGEGGSAGGSAASCEDGARRNCAVTLEQQGDVLTCYHGVQTCQGGTWGTCRDGTVSVESAPKGAPAEKPGGGPQDVLTTCVNNPCDPTCRVFDEDPDGGVKSSGQTPIFTWQNGDLGGYPPNLVDQGIKQPCQTGYDCQFNQYCSAPAIGSAEHNICAVGDPLSRNTNDCVDLICPIEPSCCTTAYAGTCDHDYCDLGKELTKGCDTCVDAICNADPDCCGGSCAHSYCEAGSTLGTGCDTCVDDICAQDPKCCGLPTKGACSHDYCSTGSALNKNCDPCVNDICEADPKCCGLSQQGTCSHDYCASSGAALVPGCHPCVDEICVDNPKCCDWTPGTVACAHDYCSTGSKLDPACDPCVAAVCAVRPQCCTSSWNSTCRNLVASVCSANDKCPSPKWSSTCRSRVSSVCGNTCTASWGSTCTAKVGTVCGDTCTASWGQTCIDKVNTVCGKNCAAIDWDQSCKNKVASVCGKSCGPFAWDQSCVDKVGSVCGDVCYPDPPCSHNKCDSGGPLNAACDPCVATICAQLPSCCTTEWTNLCVDRVKTLCGEGCNVKGDCVPWLPAQKDPNCAGIDLTVSVPCNDYVPVCNHGNSTAPAGIRLVHFPAGSLQFPKCNPDQSHPQMQSCTTQLPIPPGKCINVAAADCGLGAGAREIMVNPPSWNGNVQEPECKCQDNWSLWAGPNIQCQAPNCSNTTTANVKRVNMFIQLDKSGSMGTNIGGGETRWSATIKALKKFVQDTGSAGLGVALRFWGDNSPVSGCNESTCSSNACKQPLVNLGVLKLATGAADAQEVALVNALNNKSPGGATPMYPALDGALKWAIDYKATHPTEETVVVIATDGEPNGCNESATAIANLAGAAFTNYGIKTYSIGIQDANPVLMNAIAQQGGTNKGFFVVPGANVENDLLSVMIQIKGDTLSCDFVVPAGGQYDPSVAVVTYTPSVGAPVTLTGVANLAACGPNNWYYDNPADPTQLKLCPTICSTILSDAGGQINVDLGCPADYEPVAYTYKYEAICPPGSKPQWGYLTYNTLTPADSKITWAVRSSPTLAGLDNASYTTVATAKASPDTQVCGMAGPSPCPINLFNELGGLPDARNNHLELMLTLYPATTKASAAIVNNWDITYSCPPSE
- a CDS encoding DVUA0089 family protein, producing the protein MRKLGIITMVVLAAAACETNDDDTPRRGATSASSGASSSSGTGGSSGEGGMGGQAGEAGSSVGGNGGGLPPPICGDLTINPGEECDDGNNDPGDGCDANCFIESGEIEPNDTPEQASPFAKLPYYAKLDPPDDVDYVSFSVNGADASVLVRTMDLGDGACPKGEIDTFVDVIAADGTTVIASDDDGGEGNCSRVAMPTLTVGDYFVRVKAGVKSQLPTFIYRLRIDKVENVCGDGFITIGETCDDGNSNSGDGCSSACQIEISETEPNDTVATANTFSEPWNAVLAPTGDVDIVAVDILASGASLTATTTDQGTNACAAKTLDTVVEILSPDGMTVLASGDDIIGNCGSALATNLAPGKYFVRIKGGSLATYPSSYGLQIVIS